The following are encoded in a window of Oncorhynchus keta strain PuntledgeMale-10-30-2019 chromosome 10, Oket_V2, whole genome shotgun sequence genomic DNA:
- the LOC118388164 gene encoding zinc finger protein 675-like translates to MSTNNCRRKTHAGEEVERAESKGSKESKVSGRNGAETSQESPSSIQSQQPSFPCKVCKSFRHMGNVNVHVRVYTQEELYLCSVCGKQCRSSEELTGNYEIHIGEKPYRCHSCEKGFRQAGELRVHTGEKPYHCHSCEKGFRQGGELRVHTGEKSYKCSECGKMFISPLHSESIRRSTQERSPIDCEVCRKFFTQKVHLNVHMKVHVKSK, encoded by the coding sequence ATGAGTACCAACAACTGCAGACGGAAAACTCACGCAGGAGAGGAAGTGGAAAGGGCGGAGAGTAAGGGGTCAAAAGAGTCAAAGGTAAGCGGGAGGAACGGGGCAGAGACCTCCCAGGagtctccatcctccatccagaGCCAACAACCCTCCTTCCCCTGTAAGGTCTGCAAGTCATTCAGGCACATGGGAAATGTCAACGTGCATGTAAGAGTGTACACGCAGGAGGAGCTGTAcctctgcagtgtgtgtggtaAACAGTGCCGGTCCTCAGAGGAACTGACAGGAAACTATGAGATCCACATCGGGGAGAAGCCCTACCGCTGCCACTCCTGTGAAAAGGGCTTCAGACAGGCAGGAGAGCTGAGggtccacacaggagagaagccctaCCACTGCCACTCCTGTGAAAAGGGCTTCAGACAGGGAGGTGAGCTGAGggtccacacaggagagaagtcCTACAAGTGTTCTGAGTGTGGGAAAATGTTCATCTCGCCACTACACTCAGAATCCATCAGAAgatccacacaggagagaagccctaTTGACTGCGAGGTCTGTAGGAAATTCTTCACTCAGAAGGTTCACCTCAACGTGCACATGAAGGTCCATGTAAAGTCCAAATAg